The DNA segment GCGAGCCCGATGCGGGCGACGCGCCCCCACACCACCACGGCCTTGGTCATGCGCGGTCTCCTTGATCTCTGCGGCGGGAGGCGGTCCTCCCGGCATCGGCTCCCGTGATGGCCGGAACTCCCGGCCCAGGCGGCCGGAGCGTGGATGCGGGATCCGGCCGTTGCATGGTGGTGCGATCGTCTATCTCGCGATCAGCCCGAGGGCGAGGCTGAGAAGGGCGAGGTGAAGCGGCGAGAGGGTCGTCAGCATGGCGGGCTCCCTCAGCGCAGGTAGAGGCCGCGCCCGCACCGGCGCACCCGCCGCGGCTCGATATAGCCCGTGACGCGGTTGAACACCTCGACCGTACGATAGAGGCAGTACCGTCCGGAATCGCGGCCGTTGTAGTAGACTCCGCCATTGTCGAGGTCGACGCCGATGAACTCCTGGTTGCCGCGGCGCTCCCCGGCCTCGCCGGGTTCCTGCGCGAGGGCCGGGACCGTGCCGCAGAGGAGGGCGAGGGCGGCGAGGATCGGAAGCGGTCTCGTGGTGGGTCGCATGGCACATCTCCGTTCGGGCGCTGTCCGCCCTTGCCGAGGCCATGGGCAGGACAGACCGGCTTTTGCCGGAGTGAATCGGCGTGCTTGCGAATTTTTTGCGAGGGCCGCCCGGCCGGGATGCTGGCTGGATGATGCGGAGCGCAGGCAGGCAACGGGTCATGCAGGCGGTCGCGGCTCCCTTCTCGATGGTCCTCTCGGCGACGGGGCGGCGAGTTCCAGAGCCGGAAACCTGATCGCCCTGATGATGAGACTATCGGCCCATGCCACGTCGCTCCCTCACTTGTTCCGAGACCAGCGACTGGATCAGCAGCGACGAAGTTTTTTTATTCGGCTCACGGTCGCGCTGAAGGTGCCATGACGGCTGATCATCGACAGTTGCAGAGATCGACAATAGGCAGTGGCATCGGTTTAATCCGAAGATCGATTGTCGGTCAACCGTCGATGGTCTGATGGCGCGGCCGATTGGTGATGCGTGGCCGGTGCGGGCATGCCGTGATGCGGGTCGGACTCCGCAGAATGTCAAAGGCGATGGGAGACTGACCCGAGCGCCCGCGCCTGGCGCGCCAGCCAGGGCAGGAGGCTCCGGTGGCGGGCCGGGCGGTTGGGGCCCGGCGAGGCGCAGGTCTCGGTTCAGACGACGGTCGAGATCGCGCCGGGCGGACGGGTCAGGAGCGTCGCCAGCAGGCTGAGACCGTAGCGCAGGGTCTCGGCATCGGGGGCCGCGCCGAGGGAGACGCGGATGGCCTCGGGGGCGGGGCCGACCGCGAAGGCGTCGCTCAGGATGACCGACAGTCCCAGCTGCCAGGCATGCGCCCCGAGCTCGCCGCGCCGCCACGGCTCGGGAAGCCGCAGCCACAGGTGGTGCCCGCACGGATGCGCCCAGACGTCGAGATCCCACAGGACCTCGCGGGCGACCGCCTGCCTCAAGCCGTTCTCCTGCCGGATGGCGGCGACGATCGCGTCGAGCTCGCCCTCGACGATCCAGCGCGAGGCGAGCGCCGCGGTCAGCGGCGGTGCCATCAGGCTGAGGGCCCGCAGCTCGGCGGCGAGCCGGACCGCCTCACCGGTTCCCGGCACTGCCGCGTAGGCGATGCGCAGGCCCGGGCTGACGCATTTGGACAGGGTCGCAATGTGCCACGTGATCTCGCCGGCGAGGGCGGCGATGGGAGGTGGCGCGTCGGGCAGGAGGGCGCCATAGGCGTCGTCCTCGATGATCGTGACCCCGTGGGTGCGCGCGATCGCCGCGATGGCCTCGCGACGCGCCAGAGGCAGCGTCACGGTCGTCGGGTTGTCGAGGGTCGGGACCAGGTAGAGGGCCCGCGGCCGCTCGGCTTCGCAGAGGTCCCGGAACGCGTCCGGGACGAGCCCATCCGCGTCGCAGGCTACCGGAACGAGGCGGGCGCCGCGGCGCTCCGCCGCCATGCGCAGCCCCGGATAGGTCAGCGACGGCACGCAGAGCGCGTCGCCCCGCTTGAGGAGGGCGGCGAGCGTGGCGGCGAGCAGGGCCTGCGCACCCCCCGCCACCAGCACCCGGGACACCGGAAGCGGTCCGAGCCGCCGGCCGAGCCAGTGCGCCGCCGCCGCCCGGTCGGCCAGGTTGCCGGCGCTGTCCTGGTAGTGCAGGCGGTCGAGGAAGCCGGGCGATCCGGCGAGGTGCCCCAGCCCCGACCCCAGACGCTCGACCAGACGCGCCGCCACCGGCTGGGGCGGCATGTTCATGCTGAAGTCGATGCTCTCGGACGGGGCGGGTGCCCGTGCCGGCGCAGGCACCGCTGCCGACGCAAGCGCGGCTGCCGGGGCGATCGGTGCCGGGCCGCGCACGAAGCTGCCCCGGCCCGCCGCAGCCTCGATCAGACCCGCCCGCCGCGCCTCGTTGAAGGCGCGCGTGACCGTGGTGAGATCGACGCCGAGGCGCTTGGCCAGGGCCCGCTGCGGCGGCAGGCGCATGCCCGGAGCGAGACGGCCGGCGCGAATGTCCTCTGCCAGCGCCCGCAGGATGGCCAGATATTTCGGCCCGGCATCACCGGCGATTGTCGGGCTCCATGATTCCATGATTGACCCATACTTTTGGTGCGGTGTATGCAGACATATGCCGTGCAAACAAGGCGATGCACGGTATATACGGCCTTCTTTCCATCGAATGTATGGATTTATAGCCCATACATTCTGGGGGTGCAAGGCGGGCGCCGTGTGCCGAGGCGGCGAACGGCTCAGGAAATGGGACGATGCATAGCTCGACGGATCGATCGCTCCTGTCAGTCGGCCTGCGGTGCCGCTGCCCCCGCTGCGGCGAGGGACACTTGTTCGACGGGTTCATCACCCTGAAGCCAGCCTGCGAGGCCTGCGGGCTCGATTACGGCTTCGCCGATCCGGCGGATGGGCCGGCCTTCTTCATCATGATGACGATGGCCCTGCCGGTTACCGCGTTCAGCATCTGGCTGGAACTGACCTACGAGCCGCCGCTCTGGGTCCATGCCGTCGTGACGGTTCCGCTCCTGCTGCTGGCCTGCGTGCCGGTCATCAGGCCGCTGAAGGGCGTCTTCATCGCCAGCCAGTACGTGAACAAGGCCGAGGAAGTTCGTTTTACGCCCCGCGCCGCGCCGCATCGAGATCCCAAGACCGAGCCGTAGAGGCCGCACGACACCGGGTCTTCGTCGTGCGACTGGGCGCTGACTTTCGCTACGCCGTTATCCTGCGAGGAGAGCGTCAGAGTCTCGAACCACACCGCCCCGTCCCAGCCTCGCCGCCGGCGCCCGCGGCGATCAGGATCTGGACGTCGGTGGGCAGGTCGGCTCCCGCCGCGGCCTGGAGCACGGGTAAGCCCTCGGCGTCGGCAATGCCGGTGAACGGCGTGTTCCAGATTCCGGCCCTGAGGAAGGAGCGGCGGCTCGGCATTTGGTCGGGGGCGTCCGCCTCCGGTTACGGTCGCGTCGTCGCACTCGTCGATCCGCTCGATCTCCTCAGTGGTGATCATCGCCACGAAGTCGGGGGCGGTGTCGGCGGGTGAGTCATCGAGCAGGACACGCAGGTCCTTGTCGCCGAAGGGGACGGTCCGGAGCATTGCCGGCTCCCTGGTGCGGGGATATCGCTTGCAGCATCGGTCGGGCCGCGCGGGACGGAAAGGCATCTTCTTACCAAAACGCTGTTTTTGGTAACATCATGCTTGTCGGATGAGGGCTGTCTTGTTCAAAAATTCCATACGTTCTCGCCGATTCTACTACGCCATGGCTTGCTGTCTGGCATTTCCACGACGCTTCTACGGCAAGGGCAGGCCTCTCTTCCACCGGCCTGAACGCGAACGAGCCCGCCAGCTTTCGCTGGCGGGCTCGTTCGTTGTCTTGGTTGCGGGGACAGGATTTGAACCTGTGACCTTCAGGTTATGAGCCTGACGAGCTACCGGGCTGCTCCACCCCGCGCCAGGGTGTTGTCGTGACGAGGGAACGTGACGTGCTTGGCAGGTCTGGCGGTGACCGACTCTCCCGTGTCTTGAGACACAGTACCATAGGCGCTGGGGCGGTTAACGGCCGAGTTCGAGATGGGATCGGGTTCGAGACACCCCGCTCTGACCACCAGACCGGCCAAGCACGTTCGTTCGGCAAGCATGCGTGGCGGGTCGTGAGGCCCGTCCGTCTTCATCGTGGTGTGGTCGTGTGTCGATC comes from the Methylobacterium currus genome and includes:
- a CDS encoding DUF983 domain-containing protein is translated as MHSSTDRSLLSVGLRCRCPRCGEGHLFDGFITLKPACEACGLDYGFADPADGPAFFIMMTMALPVTAFSIWLELTYEPPLWVHAVVTVPLLLLACVPVIRPLKGVFIASQYVNKAEEVRFTPRAAPHRDPKTEP
- a CDS encoding PLP-dependent aminotransferase family protein; the encoded protein is MMESWSPTIAGDAGPKYLAILRALAEDIRAGRLAPGMRLPPQRALAKRLGVDLTTVTRAFNEARRAGLIEAAAGRGSFVRGPAPIAPAAALASAAVPAPARAPAPSESIDFSMNMPPQPVAARLVERLGSGLGHLAGSPGFLDRLHYQDSAGNLADRAAAAHWLGRRLGPLPVSRVLVAGGAQALLAATLAALLKRGDALCVPSLTYPGLRMAAERRGARLVPVACDADGLVPDAFRDLCEAERPRALYLVPTLDNPTTVTLPLARREAIAAIARTHGVTIIEDDAYGALLPDAPPPIAALAGEITWHIATLSKCVSPGLRIAYAAVPGTGEAVRLAAELRALSLMAPPLTAALASRWIVEGELDAIVAAIRQENGLRQAVAREVLWDLDVWAHPCGHHLWLRLPEPWRRGELGAHAWQLGLSVILSDAFAVGPAPEAIRVSLGAAPDAETLRYGLSLLATLLTRPPGAISTVV